The genomic region TCCAGGCCCAGGTGCAGACCAGCTCGCCCACCTCCGGCACCCAGCCCGGGGCCCTGGGAGCGCCGGCCCCTCTGCAGAACCTCCCCCCAAACCAGGGCCCCCCCGTGTAGCGACCTCCACACGGGGCACTGGAGGACTGCTGAGCTAAACCAACCGCAACAAAATATGGGGGAgcctaaataataaaataatactgTGAACACTCGAGCAACAAGAATGGTAAACGTACCACAATCGCAGGCGGATATCGTACAAAATGTGGACTATGgctgaatatatatacaatatatatattgtttttgttttgttttttgcacattttaaattgTCACATAATGACATCTGTGTGCTGCTTTCCGAGAGCCAAGTCTCCAGAGCTTTACATGCATTCAGACAATCAATACTGACAAAAAACGACCGCAAGTGGACTGTACCAAGAGCACCCGATCGCGGGGGACGAGAACAGATGAGATGGCCTCTGGATCTCGAGAGTCGCACTCCCCGCATGCTAAAGGGGCTTTGTGGTTGCTGGTGTTTGATGGGTATTGTTACGATCAGCAGTGACGGGGGGTCATGCCATTGTTGCCACATTATGCTTTTATGTGACGTATGTTGTTCTTTGGTTTAAGGAGGgggagtttttcttttctttattgtattttgttttctaGCTGTGTTAAATAAAAAAGAAGCACTTTTGTAGATGGCTCACATGAAGAGAAGAAACATTGACCATCCTGGCTCCAGCCTTCATCTGGAATGGGGGTTTCTGCGTGGCTTTGGTAGTCTTAGCTGAAAAATCCAGTCTCACCTTTCTGATCAACTTTTTGTTTTTCCTTCCCTcgttctctttcttttttttattatgtttgttaaCGTTTTGGCGTTGAACCCAAATAGCTACGCCTCAGTGTTCAGACTTTAATCTAGTCATTCCTTCCCTTTTAAACGTGTGACTTGTTTCCTTAAGCAGAGGTACACAGTGGTTGAATAGTGTAACATAGGTGTCTGTGTTTTAAGACCTGCAACGAGGACGTCCACCAAGGGATAGGCAACATTTCTatggtttttgtgtgtgtaaaataaatGTAAGTCAACTGTAATATAAGTAGCAGAGAGGAACAAAACATCATCTCTGCAGATTGTACAGAAGACGTGCGAGCTGAATCTACCGCTGTTTGGTCCGAGCACCAGATTTGCCTCCGACATCATGAATCAggagcagcacacacactacagctgaaAATCGCATTCTGTTTCCACAGGTTCAAAATTCATGCTGACAGTTGTCTTGTTCAGTGGATGTGTCTGCATCATTGGAAGACTTTGTTTTTGCCTTAGAGTCATGCACTCTGGACAGTCCGCAAGCAGTTTGACCAACACAAACCTTAGAGATAATGACCCGTAAGTGTCAAATTAGAGATAATGACCCATAAGTGTCAAATTTTCTGTGAATTTCATGCATGTTTcctgaagaaaacaaaacacataTGAAATGTGATGTAATACAATTGCACTAAACAGCTGCACCTCAactttaataaaatggaaaaaaaatcctAGCTTGTAGTATTTATTCTTGTTTGTTTGCCTAGACAAGGCAAGGTCATTTATACAGCACCTTTCAAAcgctggcaattcaaagtgctttacacaagaaAAGAGGAAGTGGGCGTGGCTGAGAGTGCGGCTGAGTGGGTGTGGCTGAGTGGGTGTGCTTAACATAATTGCTCTGAAAATTTCTGATCGATGGGGATTAGTTGGTATTGGTGCTTCTGAGCAGggccctttttcagcccgggagtttccgGCCCAAATCCCAAAattccggcccaaaattatttttccctcccaataggcccaaactagagattgacatgagccggcccatcgggaatcctcccaaatctcccgattagccactccggctctggttctGAGTGTGCGTGGTCACGCAACTGTTGGTGCTCTCGTCCTGTTTTAGTGTGTAGCAGTGCGAGAGGGATGCCAAGGGCCTTCTCAACTGagcttttattttgtttaaatgtttaGGGAACACGAGACGTAACTGAAGTGTATACAGGATCCACAGTCAGTCTGTCAGTCTATTTGGCTGAACAATTTAAATGATTcatttaaaagaaaatgaataGCACAGCACTGCCACATCACAGGactacaacactacaccacatcacaccacactacagcactgccacaccacaccaccaccacactacagcaccaccaccacactacagcacaaccacactacaccacagtaccaccacaccacaccacactacaacacCGCACTACAGCACACCACAccgcaccacaccaccaccaccacactacagcacaaccacactacaccacagtaccaccacagcacaccacaccaccaccacaccacactacaacaaCACCGCACTACAGCACACCACActgcaccacaccaccaccaccacactacagcaccaccacagtaccaccaccaccacacaacacgacaccaccacaccacactacagcacaccgcactacaccacaccaccacaccgtactacagcaccacacaacaccacacagcactacaccacaccacaccacactacacaacaccacaccgtACTACAGCACCGCACCACACCACACCGTACTACAGCACCACACtgcactacaccacaccaccaccaccaccacaccacactacagcaccaccacaccgCACTACAGCACACCACACCGCactacaccacaacaccacaccgtactacagcaccacacaacaccacacagcactacatcacaccacactacaccacaccacaccgtaCTACAGCACCACATcgcactacaccaccacaccacactacaccacatcacaccgtactacagcaccacacaacaccacaccgcactacaccacaccacactacaccacaccacaccgtactacagcaccacaccgcactacaccacaccacactacaccacaccacaccacaccacaccacatcgcactacaccacaccacactacaccacactacaccacaccacactacaccaccacaccacactacaccacaccgcactacaccacaccacaccacaccacactacaccaccacaccacactacaccgcactacaccacaccacactacaccacaccacaccacactacaccacaccacactacaccaccacaccagaccacaccacactacaccacaccacactgcactacaccacaccacactacaccacaccacactacaccacactacactacaccacactacactacaccacaccacaccacatctaTGTGCACATACAAGAAGAACAAAGACAACAagcatcagagagagagagagaaatagagagagagagctgaagaCAGAGAGCATGTGTATAGTGGAGTGTTTGGAGCCGACAGGCAGCTCTACTCAGCCTAAACCCACAGGATCATCTTTCAAGTGGCCAGACTGCTTCCTGTCTGTTCCAGGAACCAACAGCATCCCGACTGTACTGCTGCACACTCACTGTTTGCCATTTCAGACTCCCAAACCACCCGCAGGGATTGGGGGAGGGACATGGGCACGGTGGCTCCAGGTGAAATTTGATTGGGGGAGGGGACCTAGGGACGATGGCTCCAGGTGAAATTTGATTGGCCGCAGACGTGCCCAAGTCCTGTCACTTGTGATTGCACTTCAATGGTAAATTTTGATTTACAAATGTGGACTGATGGAGACTGATGGACACTGAGTGTGTTTTCATGCTTTCTTCTCTGCCTGTTGTCATATCTGAGGTGTCAATTAAATCAAAGGCAAATTACTAAAGTTTTACCTGAATAAAAATGAACTTCCTGTTTTTCAGGGTTTATTCAAGAATGTCACACTTTACATTACACGtcactacattacactacattaCACGTCACTACATTACACGTCACTACATTACACTACGTTACTACTTTGCTTCGCGTCACCAGCTAGCTTCTGAGAAGATAACATTGCCTGGGGTAATAACACATTATTAACTATGACTTAAAGACACAACAGTCTACCACAGCAGACcctggaaaataaataaaaaataaattttattcAGGGAGGTAAAACTTTAGTCATTTTCATTTTGGTGATTGACACATTAGGCATGCCAAACTGGCAGAGAATAAAGCATGAAAACACAGTTAGTGTCCATTAGTCCATAAGTGTCCATTAATCTGGGGACAGAGTGAgtctgagagcagagagagagagagtcacatctggctcctcccccacctGTCAATCTTAGGTTTTGTTTAGCACTTCCTGTCTGTCATTTCCTGGTTATGGTTTTCCCATGTGTTCTCAGTCAGTCATGCCCCTGTTGTTTGTATCTCCGCCCTTattgtgttcagctgtgtcttCTGTTCCTTGTTTAGTCAGCATATTTAATCCGTGTGTTTGGTCTTGGTTTGCTTGGTCAGTTATTGTAAGAACTCTTGCTTTGCAATTATGCTTCTTGTTTCCTGCTCATGTTTCAGTCATGTCATGCTTAATGTTTCTGTACTTCTAGTTAATGCTATTTATTTACTGTCTCGTTCGGTCTTTGTTTATTTGTGCTCTTTGTGTTTTTACTTTATCCCTTAATAAACCATATACATATTTGCACTTGCATTCAGTCTCCACCTACCCAACGTAACGGAGAGTGACCACAGAGTGAGTCTGAGAGTAGTGAGAGTGACCACAGTGAGTCTGAGAGTAGTGAGAGTGACCACAGAGTGAGTCTGAGTGTAATGAGAGTGACCACACTGTGTCTGCAGTCTGAAGCCAAAGCAGTGAAGTGCTACACCTTCTTCACCAGCTCAGCAAACATTTAGACACAGCAGTCTATTGGCAGCAGGCACGTGTGGCCACACGTTCATGACATGATGTGAGAAACGTGAGAAACTCCTGGCTTCTGCCCCTATAATGAGGAGGGCTGGTGGCTTGGTTATATTCCACAGTCATATACACAGAGAGCTGTGTTCACAACCTATGCTTGGCAAaaatttttcacattttttcaatggaaaatgCTTTGGTTAGAATCCATTTTATATCAACTCAGAAACAAGAGTGTTCAAGTGTCTTTTGCTCAAGCAAAACAGCAAAAATAGTTTTTGCTGGATTTCCATTTAAAGCATCAGATAGTCTTGTTCATATTTTTTGCCATGATGGTATTTGTGCCCTTGGATAttaaacccatgaccttggtgtgGCCGGGATCTTGATCAATCTGCCTGCTACACCTGATAGTGTCACACTATATCAGATGTCGTATATCAGATCTCTATAACTTGGGCTCAGATGAGTCTGAGAGAAGGAAAAACAGATGAGCTTCTGTCAAcaccagaaagaaagaaaaataatatgGACAAACCACAGTATAAATATAGAAATTATTTATTCTTAAATGAAGTCTGTAACATAAATTAATTATTGTGATGTTACAGTAACATAAGGATGCAGCCTTTACAATAAACTACCTTCAGTCCCTCATCTCACTCCAaccaaaacagaaaaacaaaacattacacTGTTGAGTTCAGTGTTCACTGTTGTTCAGGTATTGAGATACTTGCTTGGTTTCACAGgtttatattttgtttgtgaAACACTAAACCAACATCTGACCCTCTACTGTATAACTGCAGCTACGTCACAGACCCATGGGTGGGAAAAAGTATTATTCACATATCTGAAATCTATGAATATTTCTAAACTGTTATATGTGATATTTTACATCAACAAATCTTTCAGGAAAATAAAGGAAAATGCACAGTATCACTGAAATGGGGAAACCTACGAAACACCATCACAAGCATGAACCACCACATCTCACTGAGCGTGCTCGGGCATGGTTCTCCGCTGACTGACTCTACGTTGGACGAGGTACCTCCAACTGACTCTTGAGATACTCCACCTCTTTCTCCATCTGGGAGACATCACTGCTCAGCTGTCTCTGGCTGTACTGAGCCTGTTTCAGCTGGCAACAAAGCCTCTTCACAATGGCGTCACATCTTCTGTTCTGAATCTGTGCAACAACATAGATATTCTCAACTTCTAAAGTTAGGACTCTGTGAATGTACATACCCTAGACTCCAGAGTTACTGTAAACCCAGGgatgtagtggggggggggtgcgggggGGGCGCCGacccccacttattttaacaAACGTTGCTCTTGCAGAGACTGTTACGTCTAAAGCTAGATTTATACTTGATGCGTTAGTAATTCGCCAACcaatggcgatcgatcgcgatataatactttatttGTGTTCAGTTTACATCAACACTCGCCACCCCTCGacttctcacttatttttttaggactacaccactgtGTAAACCTCAATTAAAgatcaaatgaaacaaaaatTGGGAAAAAAGTTTTAACATTAACATATTGTACTCTTCACACCATAACACCTTTATGTTTTTATTCAGATACCATTTTCAAGGAAAGAATCCTCTCAACAAAACAGTGTTATGTTCACAACCAAATGTAATAGTTTCTTCCTCACTGCCACACCACCAACATGACCAGCACCTTCTATCTGTGCACCTCAGCGCATCTTGTGGACTCTGCCGTCTCTGGCTGACTCAGTTAGCTGTTTGTGAGTGACACTGCACACTAGGTGGCCTTTTACTTCACCCTGATCGTAGTTCAGTCTTCCCTGACAGGATCTAAGATCTATCAAGCCCAAGCATTTCAACTAGTCTGTCAATATAGGAGCCACGTGTACTTTTTTACACAAATCTGTACACAAGCCAGCCGTGGATGATCTGAATTTAGCTTGAAATCCTCGATATCTTACCTCAATATCCTCGATATCTTACCTCGATATCCTCGATATCTTACCTCGATATCCTCGATATCTTACCTCGATATCCTCGATATCTTACCTCGATATCCTCGATATCTTACCTCGATATCCTCGATATCTTACCTCAATATCCTCGATATCTTACCTCGATATCCTTTCTCAGATGTGCATGGgtgtccttctccttctccaagAGTTTACGTTTTCCTCTCACGATCTCTTTCATGCAAGTTATCTTTGTCTTAATGTTTTCAATTTCTATCTGAAGAGAAAATATATATCAATGTTACATTAGATGTGTTGTTTCAACAATGATATTAtacatactatatatatataaatataaatatataattactTTCAGTCTAAATGGCTAAAACTAATGAAGAACTCTGGGAAGTGCTGAAAGGACCCTGGTAAGACATACCAGAACATGACTTCAGGACATTTCAGGACAATCTCCACAAAAGAGTTCAGGATGTGCTTAGTACCGAGGGAGGTAGCACTAAACACTGACTTTTGCCTATCTGTGTTTAATTTTGAAATTTTTCATTTTGTTGCTAAATTGTATTTTCTGGTTACATTTTAGTAGAGACTAATTATTAAGTGTCATTATACCACATGTTGTTTGTCATGTCATGTTTTAGTTAATAGactggagcagagaggaggggaggaccACAATGCACCTGGGCCTGATGAACCAATTCTCCGTCTGGGTTCTGTGGGTCTGCTGCCAGGTCTGCTCTGCACGCCTTCAGTCTCTtcacctcttctctcttctccatcAGCTCTTTATAAACAGGTGATTGGCTCTCCAATGCAAAGACAGACATTTTGTAGCTCTCCATTTTATTGCGGTAAGTGTTGTACCCAGCTAGCACAAAATGTGAATTCTCTGACTGTTCTTCTATACAGTGTCTGAGTTTCAGGTTTTCTGTCcagagtgtgtgtatctgtgtttccAGCTTTTTGCTGTGGTGTTGTATCTGTTCAGTCTCGTTGGTGACACTGCTAATCTGCTGTTCCTTCAGTGTGACGTTACTGGCTACAGTCTCATATCTCTTTGCTATCTCTGAGAGTGTGGCCTACAGAATAATGGAAAAGTAAGACCAGATTAGAACCAACACAAAGGACAGGACACCACATATCATTATACACCATCTCTGTATATTACAACCCTACTGTTCGCCCTAATAATACATTGTTTTCATTGTTTTGAATATATTGCACTCATCGAAATGTCAAGCAACACGCATGTTATGATTATAAAAGATAGGACAAATATAGACCACACAGAAAACTGCTAAATATGACAAACACCTGTACTGAATTTAGGATATGCTGTTTCTCCTTTAGCTCTACAGCCTGACACTCCCCCTGCTGGGAAACTGCATGAAGTGCACTTGACAAAGAGAATTCCTGATGCGTGTCACTAGAGAAGAAACGTTTGTGTGATTAATGTCAAGTAAAATGTAGTGACTAGAGCAAACTTTGTTTAAAAAATGGATATATTTAAGCTATTTGTTTAAATGTATTGTATATGTTGTTTCTATAAACTTAACAGCACAAGGTGTTCTCTAAAGATTATTTGTTAACAACTAGCAACTCCACAAAAATTCGGCTAGCTAGCAAGCTAAAATTCGACTTTATTAGCTCTTGAACTTTAGTAGATCTAGCTGTTAACCTTTTAATAACGTTTCTGTCTTTTAATTAACGTCACCTGAACGTTTCTTTGTCGTTGTGGGACATGTCTGGGTACAGCTACAGAGCTGTATGAGTCTCTCAGCTGTTTTTGACACGAAAGACAGAGGGCCTGTTCCGAGTGTATCCTAAATAGTTTAACCCCTATCAGTGCAGTGGGGACAAACCAACTGGAAACGCAAACGCAGTGGAAAcgcaaaaaaatattttatctttatcttcGTTATGTGACATTATTGTTAACGgttgaattttgttattgggtaATTACTATTACCTCATTTCTTTAAAGAGTTGAAGTGAGATGCTAGAGTTCCTAAACTTTAGATTTCACGTTTTTGCGATCTTTAAATCTTTTCTCTATACAGAAACGTTGTCTTTATGTTGTTGTTCTGCATGCGTTTGTTTATTCTCATTACTTTGTTTCCTCTCTTACTCTGTAATGATAATGATGGTGTTGATGATGACAACATTAACCTTTAAAACTTTAGCAGTGTTTTCCATGCTGCACCCAGTATTCTACCTTACTGATCCACTATTCAACAAATACTCTGCAGATCATACTgtctcaaatcaaatcaaatcaaagtttatttgtatagcgcttttaacaactcaagttgtcacaaagcagctttacaggatttacaaggttaacaatactatgggtccagaaccctaatgagcaagccaagtcTCCACTATTCATAAATAATTATTCAATCATCAGTAGACTTAGGAAAGTCTAGTTGTCCCAGGATTCTCTCTCATGAATCTGGTCTCATCTTCCACCCAGTAACAACAGGACAGAAGGCCTGTGTGATTCAGCTGGGTATTCCCCTCATGAAATTACCCAGCCACAACAACCTCTGCTAGTTATTTATCCCCCAATGCTCCTTCCCTACTAATCACGTCACTGGCCTTAATTTGTGCTAGAAGGCATATATTGGATGTTTCCTGCTTGCTTGTGTTGAGGTAAAACGCAGTATAGCTTTTCACTGGGGTGTTTCCCACTGAAATATGAAGGAAGAATTAGACTGGAAGTAAATCTGAAGCAATCACTCTGCGAAGCACAAATTCTTatttacataataataataatttagcaTAACTCCTGGTTCCATTCAACATAACATCTGTCACATTTACAACCCTTAATAATATTTAAGCATTCACAGCGTTTCTGCTAATAGCTAAATGTTTACTATGAGTGCTACGtgcttgtttttattgttttagaGCCTGGCTCaccatatttttttacatttattattttgCCAACCGCAAGTCTCCAATAACAGTGCACGGCGGGAGTAGAACTAGGCAGTTGAATGCACTGGTCTGTTAACTCTGTCAAGAATATGAGGACTGTAGGGAATTCAGCACAGACTGAAGAGGATTTAGTCTGGATTGTGGTTATGGTCTGTATTCAAGCATTGTGTAGGATGCCTCATTCTCTGTGCTATGAAAGGCTGGGGTGATGACATATCAGACGGAGAGGGTTGTAGGGTTCCTACAAGTCTGGGTCCAGTTAAATCTGTCTTTAAAGTAATCAGACATATTTTAGCACAGAAGACGTTTTATCACAGAGATCCTGGTCACAGCTCATTACTAAATGCAGCAGTGGTTTCTTTCTTGGGCTGGTTTTGCTCTGCTCAACGCTGGTTTAGGGACTCACATGGAATCTGTATGTTATCCTTGCATCAAAATAGAATTTTCTCTATATTCAGTGTCCATGTGAGTTTTAGCCTGTCGAGGCCAAAAGGAGAAGACAGCAAACTCACAaatgtgcagggctgtgtgttccTCTCCAGTCTGCAGTTACTGCACATGTGATGTCAAAGGTCCACGACCTTCCCAAGACTTACCAGTCAGCTCCTCAATCCACACTGTAATCATCGAATACTTAATGTACATGGATAATTAATTACTGTCAACACACTGACATGACAAGTCTACAATTGACAGAGCCATTCGATAATGACTGTGTCTGGTGCAGAACCCTCTAGACAGACACTGGAGACACTGGAGCACATGGGGTGAAGGTACTGGAGACATCAGCACATGGGGTGAAGGTACTGGAGACATCAGCACATGGGGTGAAGGTACTGGAGACATCAGCACATGGGGAAACCGGCCTCCCCCCTCAACAAGATTCTGATTGTGCTGTTTCATCTATTCAACCAGTTTTAATATCAGCACCATCTCAATACTGCAATAACATCATCTCCAAACATCAGACCCCCAGGAGGAAAGAGGAACTCCCTTACAATGCTTCTGTTCGAACTCTAATCATATTCATAAATTCACTACTGTTGAACAGTATACACTTAACCGTTTCAAGCTGACCGCTAACACAGCATTCAAGGAGTCCATCCACAATATATGTGATCATATCATACCTTTTATTCATTTCAAAGAGATGAATTGCAGCATAGTGTATACATGTAAAGTGATAACTACAGTTAAACAGTCAGTTCAAGCAGGCTTTGGTAGAGCAGTTCTGGCTCAGTAGTCTAACAGTTAAAATCTGGAATATTGTCTGCATTAAGATACCTGAGCCTTTTCATTATCAATGAACACTTACATATTAACAGAAATAGATAATACATAAGAGTATTTGACCTACAATGTTAAACAAGAATAAAATCATCATCCTTGCAGACTCATTTCTCCAGCTATGATCAGGGTACATTAAACTGGACCAGCACAGCCCTGAACTGCTGGATAAAAGATGATTGCCTCACTTAAACGTACTAAAAGTACTTTCTGCATTAGCACagaatatctcttagtcaagaGAGTCAATGGTGAAGAGTCAACACACAGTCCCCAAACTACTGCTCACCGCTTACCATAAAAGCCCCAAAGTAGCTGCCTTCAGTGTCAGGGTCAAGCACCCAAATGTTTAGTATGCTGACGTATAAGCCATCCCCAGACTGCAGGGCAAACACACCGCTCTGACGCTGACAGCACGTGTGCCACGTTCCCTGCTTCCAGTGCCACGTATGACCACTCTTCATCAGCAGGACCGGCCCTGAGCGCCCGCGTGAGACGTGCTCACGGAACACATACTGCACGAGCTGCATGCCAGCGTCAGACGGCGAGATGGTGGGTGGACCGTTTGACTGGCTGTCCTGCTCAGTCTCGGACGCTACCTCGATAATATCATAGTAACGAAAACATGTTTTGGCATACACGTAGTACAGGCCCGATTCCTCAACAAGGACGCGTCCATTGTGATATCCAAAATGGTGAAGGCTGCCTTGGTCAGGGTTCCAGTGGATGACGTTGGCATGTACATCCCCTAATGACGAAGGTAAAGAGGTTTTCATCAACAATAGTTGACTAACTCATTTTGAGTAATATTTAAAGTACACAGAGTAGCAGTTTCATGCTTCTCTTGTAAATTGCACATTTCTAGTTCACTGGTAGTGAACTGTAAAAATGTACTTAATGTAGTTGGGAGTGAACTTATATTTATAGAGTAATCATATTGAGTCTTTAcatatcacaccacacacatcctacTATGTTATCATATGGAATGCAGCACCCAGAATATACCCAGTCAGCTTGTTGACCATATCTATCTGTATTATTGCTCATTTAAATCCACAGACTGATATATCACTCACCTGGATAGATTGTACCATACAATCTAAGACCATCATATGTTCTTTCAGTTATGCAATCATCTTACAGTGCTTAATTTACAGAGTAATGTAATGTACCAAATCACTAATAAGGACCGTCTGTTAAAAAAGGTCTAGATGTCTGCTGTTCCAATATTTAGGACCAGTGATTTGAAACAAAATAGAAACTGGATCTGGTCAATCAGCCACTGACAGGTCGTGTCTCGTTACAGTGGCACATTTCAAGAGTCAGGATCTATTAAGCACTAAGGGAAGAGTCAGCTCTGGAAGCAAGATGTTGTTTTGGTACTCACGCTGTGTGTTTCTGCTGGTTGGTCTTACTGGTAGGTGTGCAGCTGGGACGatgcttttgtgttttcttgATTTAGCTGCAGTTCTGACCTGCTCGTTTGGGACCGACTCATTCAGAACAACCTGCACCAATGTGATCCCTGAATGAGTTTGTGTATTAGTATGAGTATTATATCAGCTGGAGTATTCAGACGCCTTACCTCTGAGGGTCTCTGTAGTTCTGTGGATGAATACATCTGGAAGGAAGGAATGCAAGTGAAACCGGATTCACTAATGGAGATGTGATTGAGACATGATAGAGATGTAATTGAGATATAATAGAGATGTAATTTAGATGTGAGATGTAATTGAGATATAATAGAGATGTGATGGAGATATGATGGAGATGTGACTGAGACACAATAGAGATGTGAGTGAGAAATAATAGAGATAGGATGGAGATGTGATTGAGACGTAATAGAGATAAAATTGAGATGTGATTGAGATGTGATGAGCTGTAATAGAGATATGATGGAGATGTGATTTAGATGTAATAGAgatgtgatggaggtgtgatggatCTGTAAtagagatgaagatgaagatgtgATGGGAATGTGATGAAGATGTGATGAAGATGGACATGTGATGGACATGTGATGGAGATGTGATTAATGTGCTCATCAGACAATGCCAGTCTGCACGGTGCTGACTTTCTCACACTGACAGCAGAAGTGGTTCAACATGCTTTGTTAGTCCTTTGTTAGTCTTTTGTTAGTCTTTCTCTCAAACTTTCTCCATGACGTGTTTTTAAAACCTCCACTAGGGTCtgtaaatgcaaatgtaatATTCActgttatataaatataaaagcGCGCGTAGCAGCATCCTATCTGAGCAATGGTTGACGTTT from Brachyhypopomus gauderio isolate BG-103 chromosome 8, BGAUD_0.2, whole genome shotgun sequence harbors:
- the ccdc122 gene encoding coiled-coil domain-containing protein 122 is translated as MSHNDKETFSDTHQEFSLSSALHAVSQQGECQAVELKEKQHILNSVQATLSEIAKRYETVASNVTLKEQQISSVTNETEQIQHHSKKLETQIHTLWTENLKLRHCIEEQSENSHFVLAGYNTYRNKMESYKMSVFALESQSPVYKELMEKREEVKRLKACRADLAADPQNPDGELVHQAQIEIENIKTKITCMKEIVRGKRKLLEKEKDTHAHLRKDIEIQNRRCDAIVKRLCCQLKQAQYSQRQLSSDVSQMEKEVEYLKSQLEVPRPT
- the LOC143522183 gene encoding tumor necrosis factor ligand superfamily member 11-like isoform X2, translated to MPVLENIDAKTCKLELQQHRPTLPHERTPVYVALAIIGFMQVISTVTVLLHLSGHIPQMYSSTELQRPSEVVLNESVPNEQVRTAAKSRKHKSIVPAAHLPVRPTSRNTQRDVHANVIHWNPDQGSLHHFGYHNGRVLVEESGLYYVYAKTCFRYYDIIEVASETEQDSQSNGPPTISPSDAGMQLVQYVFREHVSRGRSGPVLLMKSGHTWHWKQGTWHTCCQRQSGVFALQSGDGLYVSILNIWVLDPDTEGSYFGAFMVSGEQ
- the LOC143522183 gene encoding uncharacterized protein LOC143522183 isoform X1 translates to MSITCPSSSHLHHIPITSSSSSLLQIHHTSITSLLHLNHISIISLLQLITSQSHLNFISITSQSHLHPISIISHSHLYCVSVTSPSYLHHISIISQLHLTSKLHLYYISITSLSCLNHISISESGFTCIPSFQMYSSTELQRPSEVVLNESVPNEQVRTAAKSRKHKSIVPAAHLPVRPTSRNTQRDVHANVIHWNPDQGSLHHFGYHNGRVLVEESGLYYVYAKTCFRYYDIIEVASETEQDSQSNGPPTISPSDAGMQLVQYVFREHVSRGRSGPVLLMKSGHTWHWKQGTWHTCCQRQSGVFALQSGDGLYVSILNIWVLDPDTEGSYFGAFMVSGEQ